In Montipora capricornis isolate CH-2021 chromosome 4, ASM3666992v2, whole genome shotgun sequence, the DNA window AACACTGCTTGTTTTTATAAGTAGGAGATGGCTCAGGCAAGCCTTCTTTTTTAGCCTCATCGTAAATAACCTCTTTCCAAATACAACAGACTTTGCGACCTTGATATGAATGTCTGGCTTTTAAGACAATGTAACCACGACTCTTCCCTGTTAATTTATCAACTGGTAACATTGATTGGAAAAGCAGGTCAATAGGAACCCAATATGGTGGATACTTAAACCTTGCAGTATCAAACATCAGCGCTGAGTTTGTTTCTTGGTCGAATGCTGCAATAGGACTAAAATGCCCATCTCCAGTCTGACCAAGAGTTGGTCTTGAAAACGACACCGCCAAGAATTCTTCGGGGTTCTCTTCATCATAATCTTCGTCGCCGATTTCCTcggctttgttttttttctcttttccacCCGTACAAACTCGCTTCAAAGTATAAACAAACTCTTGAAATCCTTTTTCCGATTCACATGGTCTAACAAGACTTGCAATGGCTCCATTACACTCTGCtagacaaacaaattcttcaagaGTCACACCAGATACTTTAACCTCCTCCAAATTAAGGCAACATTCTAAAAGATCCTCTGAGTACCATCGCCAAATGGTTTTCCAAATGCGTTGTGGATCGATGCGCAGTGAGTTCAAAATGATTGATAAAGTGCTAAGACCACAATAagctggttcggcttgagtatTGAAACACGAAGACAGAGATAAGTAGGGCACAGCATTGCCTTCTTGCAAGGAACGACAAAGGCGCTTTTTGGACTCGGACGATCGATAATCAATAAGATTTGCAGGTAATGAACGACCATAGAACGTTTTTGCCTCCGCCATCTTGCTTAGTAACCATTCCTCTTTCTCCCCAATCTTGCCACACAGTAGCATAATCATATTGAAAAGTCCATTAAATCATCAGCTATCTCTGAAGCTCTGAGCGCAGTTTACCGGATAATCTCGctttttgccacccaagaatttatcagtttttgatggctaataactggctcgttatcaaagccgaaaggcttaaaattgaaCATTtgactaagggcgcgttcgattgaccctattccggaataagaatacttggagtgatgatttaaaacggtttgtctggcgttttgaggcaacaaggataataaatgaaagatatgtttaaaatagcattttagcaggtgtttttgacaattttgttGTAAATCTCGTGAagaacgaaggatttctaacttctattccatgtattcctattccggaatatgatCAATCGAACGCAGCCTAAGCTTAACACGTTGTTTTGAATAGCATGATGCAGACCACTCAACCCCAAAAGACCAAAAACCTGGAGATTTATCGACGGCGTCAAAAAGAATCAAAACAAGTTTATCAAAATAAAGTTGTCGTTTAAGTTTATCAGTGTAAAATATTATGCGACCCTAGCAACAGAAAAATAACGTTATTTGAAAGATTCGTCCGTTGAATATTCATcgttttccg includes these proteins:
- the LOC138045116 gene encoding uncharacterized protein, translating into MAEAKTFYGRSLPANLIDYRSSESKKRLCRSLQEGNAVPYLSLSSCFNTQAEPAYCGLSTLSIILNSLRIDPQRIWKTIWRWYSEDLLECCLNLEEVKVSGVTLEEFVCLAECNGAIASLVRPCESEKGFQEFVYTLKRVCTGGKEKKNKAEEIGDEDYDEENPEEFLAVSFSRPTLGQTGDGHFSPIAAFDQETNSALMFDTARFKYPPYWVPIDLLFQSMLPVDKLTGKSRGYIVLKARHSYQGRKVCCIWKEVIYDEAKKEGLPEPSPTYKNKQCCACSQ